The Thunnus thynnus chromosome 22, fThuThy2.1, whole genome shotgun sequence genome includes a window with the following:
- the LOC137174377 gene encoding butyrophilin subfamily 3 member A2-like: MMLHLKERQSKSGLTAFSVSVFHHAVVLILLTYCCEGLSQVIGPSQPVIVTVGDDIILPCHLKPATDAVGMTLEWARPDLNPRFVHVWHQHQDLQVNQHPSYKGRTSLSVEKLKHGDISLKLSKVKLSDNGKYRCYIPNMNKDSTVQLVVGAASSPVISLAGIDTSSSGVVLQCESKGWYPEPEVFWLDGEGNLLSAGSTETVRGSNDLYTVSSRVTVEKRHNNNFTCRVRQNNINQTRETHFIVPDDFFIAPRSSAASITISLVACFMCVLAVVFAVWKWRQNKTKSETQREEQRLLEESGKRKEEDYKGMVDTLKKQKQELMNQKDELKLQKEEIEKLMKEKEELFLSVEKEITDKGDKSFTGAPEYLKLKEIISGYKWSLKERLKALEKLVLNTENLLENTNQIIRTTEVEGSREPCGEKMI; the protein is encoded by the exons ATGATGCTTCACCTGAAGGAGAGGCAGTCTAAATCTGGACTCACTGccttcagtgtttcagttttcCATCATGCTGTTGTCCTGATTCTCCTAACATACTGCTGTGAAG GTCTGTCTCAGGTGATTGGTCCATCTCAGCCAGTAATAGTAACAGTtggtgatgacatcattttGCCATGCCATCTGAAGCCGGCTACGGATGCTGTTGGTATGACTTTGGAGTGGGCAAGACCCGACCTGAACCCCAGGTTTGTCCACGTGTGGCATCAACATCAAGACCTCCAGGTCAATCAGCATCCATCCTACAAGGGAAGAACATCACTGTCCGTTGAGAAACTGAAACAcggagacatttcactaaaactCTCCAAAGTGAAACTCTCTGATAATGGAAAATACAGATGCTACATTCCAAATATGAATAAAGACTCTACTGTTCAGCTTGTTGTTG GTGCTGCCTCCTCTCCTGTCATCAGCTTAGCAGGGATTGACACATCTAGCAGCGGAGTGGTGTTACAGTGTGAGTCTAAAGGCTGGTATCCAGAGCCTGAGGTGTTTTGGCTGGACGGTGAGGGAAACCTCCTCTCTGCTGGATctacagagacagtcagaggtTCTAATGACCTCTATActgtcagcagcagagtgactgtagagaagagacacaacaacaacttcaCCTGTAGAGTCCGACAGAACAACATCAACCAGACCAGAGAGACACACTTTATTGTTCCAG atGATTTCTTCATTGCTCCGCGTAGTTCTGCTGCTTCTATCACCATCAGCTTGGTTGCTTGCTTCATGTGTGTTCTTGCAGTTGTCTTTGCTGTGTGGAAATGGAGGCAAAACAAAACCA AAAgcgagacacaaagagaagaaCAGCGGCTCCTGGAAGAGAgtggaaagaggaaagaggaagattATAAAGGCATGGTTGATACACTGAAGAAACAGAAGCAGGAACTGATGAACCAGAAAGATGAACTCAAACTTCAAAAGGAAGAGATAGAGAAActgatgaaagagaaagaggagctgTTTCTCTCAGTGGAGAAAGAAATAACAGACAAGGGGGATAAGAGTTTCACTGGTGCACCAGAATACCTAAAGCTAAAAGAAATAATATCAGGGTACAAATGGAGCCTGAAGGAAAGACTGAAAGCACTTGAGAAACTTGTACTGAACACAGAGAATCTATTAGAGAACACAAACCAGATTATTAGAACAACAGAAGTAGAAGGAAGCAGAGAACCATGTGGAGAAAAAATGATCTGA